Proteins found in one Actinokineospora alba genomic segment:
- a CDS encoding steroid 3-ketoacyl-CoA thiolase: MGNPVIVEAVRTPIGKRNGALSHLHAAEILGAAQRGLVERAGIDPALVEQVIGGCVTQAGEQSNNVTRTAWLHAGLPHTTGCMTVDCQCGSAQQSTHLVAGLIAIGAIDTGIACGIEAMSRVPLRANVGDASPRPESWSIDLPNQYIAADRIAANRGITRSDVDDFGVRSQALAKRAWDEGRYDREVIPVGDMTRDGGLRDTTIEGLAGLKPVLEGGLHTAGTSSQISDGASAVLVMDLERARSLGLRPRARIVAQCLVGAEPYYHLDGPVQATGRVLERSGMKLGDLDLFEVNEAFASVVLSWARVHNPDMDKVNVNGGAIALGHPVGSTGTRLITTALHELERRDGSTALISMCAGGALATGTIIERL, encoded by the coding sequence GTGGGCAATCCCGTCATCGTCGAGGCCGTGCGCACCCCCATCGGCAAGCGCAACGGCGCCCTGTCCCACCTGCACGCCGCGGAGATATTGGGCGCCGCCCAGCGCGGCCTGGTCGAGCGCGCGGGAATCGACCCGGCGCTCGTGGAGCAGGTCATCGGCGGCTGCGTGACCCAGGCGGGCGAGCAGTCGAACAACGTCACCCGAACGGCCTGGCTGCACGCGGGTCTGCCGCACACCACCGGCTGCATGACCGTCGACTGCCAGTGCGGCTCGGCGCAACAGTCCACTCACCTCGTGGCGGGCCTGATCGCCATCGGCGCGATCGACACGGGAATCGCCTGCGGCATCGAGGCGATGAGCCGGGTCCCCCTGCGCGCGAACGTCGGCGACGCGTCACCGCGGCCGGAGTCGTGGTCGATCGATCTGCCCAACCAGTACATCGCGGCGGACCGCATCGCCGCCAACCGGGGAATCACCCGGTCCGATGTGGACGATTTCGGCGTCCGGTCGCAAGCGCTGGCAAAGCGCGCGTGGGACGAGGGCAGGTATGACCGCGAGGTCATCCCCGTCGGCGACATGACCCGAGACGGCGGGCTGCGCGACACGACGATCGAGGGCTTGGCGGGGCTGAAGCCGGTGCTGGAGGGCGGATTGCACACCGCTGGTACGTCATCGCAGATTTCGGACGGCGCCTCCGCGGTCCTGGTGATGGACCTTGAGCGGGCACGGTCGCTGGGTTTGCGACCGCGGGCCCGGATCGTCGCGCAGTGCCTGGTGGGGGCGGAGCCGTACTACCACCTCGATGGCCCGGTCCAGGCCACCGGGCGGGTGTTGGAGCGCAGCGGGATGAAGCTGGGCGACCTGGACTTGTTCGAGGTCAACGAGGCCTTCGCGTCGGTCGTGCTGTCGTGGGCGCGGGTGCACAACCCGGACATGGACAAGGTCAACGTCAACGGCGGCGCCATCGCCCTGGGCCACCCGGTCGGCAGCACCGGCACCCGCCTGATCACCACAGCCCTGCACGAACTCGAACGCCGCGACGGTTCCACCGCCCTGATCTCGATGTGTGCGGGCGGCGCACTGGCCACCGGCACGATCATCGAACGCCTCTAG
- a CDS encoding NAD(P)H-dependent flavin oxidoreductase, whose protein sequence is METAFTRLVGVRFPVVQTGMGWVAGPRLVGAVAQAGGLGILASATMTYDELAKAIAETKGRTDKPFGVNLRADAVDAPARVDLLIREGVKVASFALAPKKEFISKLKDHGVVVVPSVGAARHAEKVAAWGADAVIVQGGEGGGHTGPVATTLLLPSVVDSVDIPVVAAGGFFDGRGLMAALSYGAAGIAMGTRFLLTQESTVPDEVKRAYLERGLDGTVVSTRVDGMPHRVLRTELVDKLERSGRIRGLAAAVRNATRFRALTKLSWSAMVREGLAMRHGKELSWSQVIMAANTPMLLRSGLVEGNTDAGVLASGQVVGLLDDLPTCADLIDAIMAQAQETAERLATLRRVPSPSPPGSSPGA, encoded by the coding sequence ATGGAAACGGCGTTCACGAGGTTGGTCGGGGTTCGGTTCCCGGTGGTGCAGACCGGGATGGGGTGGGTCGCGGGGCCTCGGTTGGTCGGGGCCGTCGCGCAAGCGGGTGGGCTTGGGATTCTTGCCTCGGCGACCATGACCTACGACGAGTTGGCCAAGGCGATCGCGGAAACCAAGGGCCGCACGGATAAGCCGTTCGGGGTCAATCTGCGGGCCGACGCGGTGGACGCCCCCGCGCGGGTGGACTTGTTGATCCGTGAAGGGGTCAAGGTCGCCTCCTTCGCGTTGGCGCCCAAGAAGGAGTTCATCAGCAAGCTCAAGGACCACGGCGTCGTCGTGGTCCCCTCCGTCGGTGCCGCGCGGCATGCCGAGAAAGTCGCGGCCTGGGGTGCTGACGCCGTCATCGTGCAAGGCGGGGAGGGCGGTGGGCACACGGGACCGGTGGCCACGACACTTCTTCTCCCGTCCGTTGTGGACAGTGTGGACATCCCGGTGGTGGCCGCCGGTGGGTTCTTCGACGGTCGTGGGCTGATGGCCGCCTTGTCCTACGGCGCGGCCGGGATCGCTATGGGGACGCGGTTTCTCCTCACCCAGGAGAGCACCGTGCCCGACGAGGTGAAGCGCGCCTATCTCGAGCGGGGGCTCGACGGCACGGTCGTCAGCACCCGGGTGGACGGGATGCCGCATCGTGTGTTGCGCACCGAGCTGGTGGACAAGCTGGAGAGGTCCGGCCGAATCCGGGGCCTGGCCGCCGCCGTCCGAAACGCCACGAGGTTCCGCGCGCTGACGAAGCTGAGCTGGTCGGCGATGGTCCGTGAGGGCCTGGCCATGCGCCACGGCAAGGAGTTGAGCTGGTCGCAGGTGATCATGGCCGCGAACACGCCCATGCTGCTCCGCTCAGGCCTGGTCGAGGGCAACACCGACGCGGGTGTGCTGGCCAGCGGTCAGGTCGTCGGCCTGCTCGACGATCTCCCGACCTGCGCGGACCTGATCGACGCGATCATGGCTCAGGCCCAGGAGACCGCCGAGCGGCTGGCGACACTCAGACGAGTTCCTTCTCCATCGCCGCCAGGCTCGTCTCCAGGTGCGTGA
- a CDS encoding WS/DGAT/MGAT family O-acyltransferase, with product MAMMPVTDSMFLLGESREHPLHVGGLQLFQRPEGAGPDFVGNLHRELLSEVDIRSLFRRRPRGIGTVGPLAWANDDDIDLEYHVRLSALPAPGQVRQLLELVSRLHGSLLDRHRPLWEAHLIDGLSENRFAVYTKVHHALVDGVSALRLLQKSLSEDPDERDMRPPWSPRMRTDAAAPPRGREGPPLSGIANAFGAVRDVISLAPAVVRYANQVFQEQSATLPFEAPKSMFNVPITGARRFAAQGWPMDRIRAVGVAAGATVNDVMLAMCAGALREYMIELGALPDKPLVAAVPISLRSDSDGEAGGNAVGLILCTLATDVEDPVDRLTAISESMRRGKQFYSGMSQLQITALSAIPFAPLAVALVPGAQKLTPPAFNLLISNVPGPKRPLYWNGARMEGVYPVSIPYEGQALNITVTSYDGSLEFGLTGCRRTVPHLQRLLTHLETSLAAMEKELV from the coding sequence ATGGCGATGATGCCCGTGACGGATTCGATGTTCCTGCTCGGCGAGTCGCGGGAGCATCCCCTGCACGTCGGCGGGCTGCAGCTGTTCCAGCGTCCGGAGGGCGCCGGGCCGGACTTCGTGGGCAACCTGCACCGCGAGCTGCTGTCCGAAGTCGACATCCGGTCGCTGTTCCGGCGCAGGCCGCGCGGGATCGGCACGGTCGGGCCGCTCGCCTGGGCCAACGACGATGACATCGATCTTGAATACCACGTCCGGCTGTCCGCGCTGCCCGCGCCGGGCCAGGTCCGCCAGCTGCTGGAGCTGGTGTCGCGGCTGCACGGCTCGCTGCTCGACCGGCACCGGCCGCTGTGGGAGGCGCACCTGATCGACGGGCTGTCGGAGAACCGCTTCGCCGTGTACACCAAGGTCCACCACGCGCTCGTCGACGGCGTGTCCGCGCTGCGGCTGCTGCAGAAGTCGCTGTCGGAGGACCCGGACGAGCGCGACATGCGTCCGCCGTGGTCCCCGCGGATGCGTACCGACGCGGCGGCGCCGCCACGGGGTCGCGAGGGCCCGCCGCTGAGCGGCATCGCCAACGCGTTCGGCGCGGTCCGCGACGTGATCAGCCTGGCCCCGGCGGTCGTGCGTTACGCCAATCAGGTGTTTCAGGAGCAGTCCGCGACGCTGCCTTTCGAGGCGCCGAAGTCGATGTTCAACGTCCCGATCACCGGTGCCCGCCGGTTCGCCGCGCAGGGCTGGCCGATGGACCGCATCCGCGCCGTCGGCGTCGCCGCGGGCGCCACGGTCAACGACGTCATGCTGGCCATGTGCGCCGGCGCGCTGCGCGAGTACATGATCGAACTGGGTGCGCTGCCGGACAAGCCGCTGGTCGCGGCCGTCCCGATCTCCCTGCGCTCGGACAGCGACGGTGAGGCGGGCGGCAACGCCGTCGGGCTGATCCTCTGCACGCTGGCCACCGACGTCGAGGACCCGGTGGACCGCCTCACCGCCATTTCGGAGTCCATGCGGCGCGGCAAGCAGTTCTACAGCGGCATGAGCCAACTCCAGATCACCGCGCTCAGCGCCATCCCGTTCGCCCCACTCGCGGTGGCCCTGGTGCCCGGCGCGCAGAAGCTCACCCCGCCGGCGTTCAACCTCCTGATCTCGAACGTCCCGGGCCCGAAGCGCCCGCTGTACTGGAACGGCGCGCGGATGGAGGGCGTGTACCCGGTGTCGATCCCGTACGAGGGGCAGGCACTCAACATCACGGTGACCAGCTACGACGGCAGCCTGGAGTTCGGCCTGACCGGGTGCAGGCGCACGGTCCCGCATCTGCAGCGGTTGCTCACGCACCTGGAGACGAGCCTGGCGGCGATGGAGAAGGAACTCGTCTGA
- a CDS encoding SDR family oxidoreductase, with protein sequence MSLSLPDSVVLVTGGERGVGAGITRSFHKAGATVVTCGRTRPDVPLGEFVQCDVRDAEQVDALIETVRARYGRLDTVVNNAGGAPFAKAAEASPRFHAKVVELNLLAPLIVAQRAYPLLAERSGSVVMVSSISGTRPSPGTAAYGAAKAGLNNLTASLAIEWAPDVRVNALAVGMVRTEMAELHYGTDAGVAAVGATVPIGRLAEPDEIGACAVFLASPMASYVTGATLLVHGGGEVPAFLSASDTREN encoded by the coding sequence GTGAGCTTGTCCCTGCCGGACTCGGTGGTGCTGGTGACCGGCGGCGAGCGCGGCGTCGGCGCGGGCATCACCAGGTCGTTCCACAAGGCCGGCGCCACCGTTGTGACCTGCGGAAGAACCCGCCCGGACGTCCCACTTGGCGAGTTCGTCCAGTGCGACGTGCGCGACGCCGAACAGGTCGACGCCTTGATCGAGACCGTCCGCGCGCGCTACGGCCGGCTCGACACGGTGGTCAACAACGCGGGCGGCGCGCCGTTCGCCAAAGCCGCCGAGGCGTCCCCGCGGTTCCACGCGAAAGTCGTCGAGCTGAACTTGCTGGCTCCGCTGATCGTCGCCCAGCGTGCGTACCCGCTGCTCGCTGAGCGGTCGGGGTCGGTGGTCATGGTGAGCAGCATCAGCGGCACTCGCCCCTCGCCCGGCACCGCCGCCTATGGCGCGGCCAAAGCGGGCCTCAACAACCTCACCGCGAGCCTGGCGATCGAGTGGGCGCCGGACGTGCGGGTCAACGCCTTGGCCGTCGGCATGGTGCGCACCGAAATGGCCGAACTCCACTACGGCACCGACGCCGGGGTGGCCGCGGTCGGCGCGACCGTCCCGATTGGACGGCTCGCCGAGCCGGACGAGATCGGCGCCTGCGCGGTGTTCCTGGCCTCGCCGATGGCGTCCTACGTCACCGGGGCGACGCTGTTGGTGCACGGCGGGGGCGAGGTCCCCGCGTTCCTGTCCGCGAGCGACACCAGGGAGAACTGA
- a CDS encoding CoA transferase subunit A, giving the protein MRDKRMTADEVVACLSDGMTVGIGGWGSRRKPMALVRAILRSKLKDLTVVSYGGPDVGLLCASGQVRKVVFGFVSLDTIAYDPWFKHARENARIEVRELDEGMLQCGLRAAAHRLPFLPIRAGLGSDVLRLDPTLRTVRSPYDDGEDLVAMPALRLDAALVHLNRADRHGNAQYLGPDPYFDDLFCLAAERRYVSCEQIVDTAELTATAPVQTLLLNRMMVDGVVETPRGAHFTSCAPDYGRDEAFQRSYARSAADPALWAEFTNRYLSGDEAAYQAEVGVPA; this is encoded by the coding sequence GTGCGCGACAAGCGGATGACGGCCGACGAGGTGGTGGCCTGCCTGTCCGACGGCATGACGGTCGGGATCGGCGGCTGGGGCTCGCGACGCAAGCCGATGGCGCTGGTGCGGGCCATCCTGCGGTCGAAGTTGAAGGATCTGACGGTCGTGTCCTACGGCGGGCCGGACGTTGGTCTGCTGTGTGCGTCGGGGCAGGTGCGCAAGGTCGTGTTCGGGTTCGTCTCGCTGGACACGATCGCCTACGACCCGTGGTTCAAGCACGCCAGGGAGAACGCGCGGATCGAGGTCCGCGAACTGGATGAGGGGATGCTCCAGTGTGGCCTGCGGGCCGCCGCGCACCGGTTGCCTTTCCTGCCGATCCGCGCGGGCCTCGGCTCGGATGTGTTGCGACTCGACCCGACGCTGCGCACTGTCCGGTCGCCGTATGACGATGGCGAGGACCTGGTCGCGATGCCCGCGCTGCGGCTCGACGCGGCGTTGGTCCACCTCAACCGGGCGGACCGCCACGGCAACGCCCAGTACCTCGGCCCCGACCCGTACTTCGACGACCTGTTCTGCCTGGCCGCCGAACGCCGCTATGTCTCCTGCGAACAGATCGTCGACACAGCGGAACTGACCGCCACGGCCCCAGTGCAAACGTTGCTGCTCAACCGAATGATGGTCGACGGTGTCGTGGAAACGCCGCGTGGTGCGCATTTCACCAGCTGCGCTCCCGACTATGGCCGCGACGAAGCCTTCCAGCGCTCCTACGCCCGGTCGGCGGCCGACCCGGCGCTGTGGGCTGAGTTCACGAACCGCTACCTGTCCGGCGACGAGGCCGCGTACCAGGCCGAGGTTGGGGTACCCGCATGA
- a CDS encoding enoyl-CoA hydratase family protein — protein sequence MGITTSRVDTGVAVVTVDFPPVNAIPVQGWFDLADAVTAAGRDESTHVVVLRAEGRGFNAGVDIKEIQRATGYDALVGANRGCYAAFAAVYDCAVPVIAAVQGFCLGGGIGLVGNADVVIASEDATFGLPEVDRGALGAATHLARLVPQHLMRTLYFTGRSVDAATLLHYGSVYEVVPRASLDSAALALAKEIAAKDTRVIRRAKEAINGIDPQPVHRSYRFEQGFTYELNLIGASDHARQSFLDGKN from the coding sequence ATGGGCATCACGACCAGCCGCGTCGACACGGGCGTCGCGGTCGTCACCGTCGACTTCCCGCCGGTCAACGCGATCCCCGTGCAGGGGTGGTTCGACCTCGCCGACGCGGTGACCGCGGCGGGTCGGGATGAGTCGACGCACGTGGTGGTGTTGCGGGCCGAGGGGCGCGGGTTCAACGCGGGCGTGGACATCAAGGAGATCCAGCGCGCGACCGGGTACGACGCGCTGGTCGGGGCGAACCGGGGCTGCTACGCGGCTTTCGCCGCGGTGTACGACTGCGCGGTGCCGGTGATCGCCGCGGTGCAAGGGTTCTGCCTCGGTGGCGGGATCGGTCTGGTCGGCAACGCCGATGTGGTCATCGCCAGCGAGGACGCGACGTTCGGCCTGCCCGAAGTGGACCGCGGCGCGTTGGGCGCGGCGACCCACCTGGCGCGGCTCGTCCCACAGCACCTGATGCGCACGCTGTACTTCACCGGCCGGTCGGTCGACGCGGCGACGTTGCTCCACTATGGATCGGTGTACGAGGTGGTTCCGCGCGCATCGCTCGACTCGGCCGCTTTGGCACTGGCGAAGGAGATCGCGGCGAAGGACACCCGGGTCATCCGGCGGGCCAAGGAAGCGATCAACGGCATCGACCCGCAGCCGGTGCACCGCAGCTACCGCTTCGAGCAGGGCTTCACCTATGAGCTCAACCTGATCGGCGCGTCCGACCACGCCCGCCAGTCCTTTCTGGACGGCAAGAACTAG
- a CDS encoding CoA-transferase subunit beta, which produces MRADICAVACADLFRGDGEILASPMGTMPTLGARLARLTFAPDLLISDGEALLFADTPALGTPGQVEGWLPYRAVFDVLAWGRRHVVMGANQLDRFGNQNISCIGDHAQPQRQLLGVRGAPGNTVNHRTSYWVPKHSPRVFVDQVDMVSGVGYDKAAGPFHDLHRIVTDLAVLDFDTPTRAMRLVSVHPGVTVAEVEAATGFALSVEDAVETRTPTPEELTLLHTLDPNNLREREVPSREPAVRAATHR; this is translated from the coding sequence ATGAGAGCCGACATCTGCGCCGTCGCGTGCGCCGACCTGTTCCGCGGGGACGGCGAGATCCTGGCCAGCCCCATGGGAACCATGCCCACCCTGGGCGCCCGCCTTGCCCGCCTGACCTTCGCCCCCGACCTGCTCATCTCCGACGGCGAAGCCCTGCTGTTCGCCGACACACCGGCGCTGGGAACACCCGGCCAGGTCGAGGGCTGGCTGCCGTACCGGGCGGTGTTCGACGTCCTGGCGTGGGGCCGCAGACACGTCGTCATGGGCGCCAACCAGCTCGACCGGTTCGGCAACCAGAACATCTCCTGCATCGGCGACCACGCCCAACCCCAACGCCAACTACTCGGCGTACGCGGGGCGCCGGGCAACACGGTCAACCACCGAACCAGCTACTGGGTTCCGAAGCACAGCCCACGAGTTTTCGTCGACCAGGTCGACATGGTTTCGGGCGTCGGCTACGACAAGGCGGCGGGCCCTTTTCATGACCTCCACCGGATCGTGACGGACTTGGCCGTACTCGACTTCGACACCCCGACCCGCGCGATGAGGCTCGTGTCGGTACATCCGGGCGTGACGGTCGCAGAGGTGGAAGCAGCGACGGGTTTTGCTTTGTCCGTTGAGGACGCAGTGGAGACCCGGACGCCGACGCCGGAGGAACTGACCCTGCTGCACACCCTCGACCCCAACAACCTGCGCGAGCGCGAGGTCCCCTCCCGCGAGCCCGCGGTCCGGGCGGCGACACACCGATGA
- a CDS encoding SDR family oxidoreductase encodes MGLCQDRVVVVTGAGRGIGRAHALAFAAEGAKVVVNDLGAALDGSSASAGPAAEVVAEIEALGGQAVADTSDVADWAGAGDLINTALDAFGRLDVLVNNAGFLRDRMLVNLSEAEWDAVIRVHLKGHFAPMRHAAEYWRGQSKAGLTVDARIINTSSGAGLLGSVGQGNYSAAKAGIAGLTLVAAAEFGRYGVTVNAIAPAARTRMTEVAFADSMAAPDSGFDAMAPENVSPLVVWLGSAESAGVTGRVFEVEGGKVSLADGWRHGPSVDKGARWVPAELAPVIADLLDKAAPPTPVYGA; translated from the coding sequence ATGGGGCTGTGCCAGGACCGGGTCGTCGTGGTCACGGGTGCCGGGCGGGGGATCGGCCGTGCCCACGCACTCGCCTTCGCCGCCGAGGGCGCGAAGGTGGTCGTCAACGACCTCGGCGCTGCCCTCGATGGATCGTCCGCTTCCGCGGGCCCGGCGGCCGAGGTGGTCGCCGAGATCGAGGCGCTCGGTGGCCAGGCTGTCGCTGACACCTCCGACGTCGCCGACTGGGCAGGCGCGGGCGACTTGATCAACACGGCGTTGGACGCCTTCGGCAGGCTGGATGTCCTGGTGAACAACGCGGGTTTCCTGCGTGACCGCATGCTGGTCAACCTGAGCGAAGCCGAGTGGGACGCGGTCATTCGCGTGCACCTCAAGGGGCACTTCGCCCCGATGCGCCACGCCGCCGAATACTGGCGTGGTCAAAGCAAAGCCGGATTGACGGTGGACGCGCGGATCATCAACACGAGTTCGGGCGCGGGTCTGCTGGGCAGTGTCGGGCAGGGGAACTACTCGGCGGCCAAAGCGGGAATCGCGGGGCTGACGCTGGTGGCGGCGGCGGAGTTCGGCCGTTATGGCGTCACTGTCAACGCGATCGCCCCCGCCGCCCGCACGAGGATGACCGAAGTGGCGTTCGCCGACTCGATGGCCGCGCCAGACTCGGGGTTCGACGCCATGGCGCCGGAGAACGTCTCGCCCTTGGTGGTGTGGTTGGGGAGTGCGGAATCCGCCGGTGTCACCGGCAGGGTCTTCGAGGTCGAAGGCGGCAAGGTGTCGCTCGCCGATGGCTGGCGGCACGGTCCTTCGGTGGACAAGGGCGCTCGCTGGGTTCCCGCGGAACTGGCCCCGGTGATCGCCGACTTGCTCGACAAGGCGGCCCCACCCACCCCTGTCTACGGCGCCTAG
- a CDS encoding TetR/AcrR family transcriptional regulator — protein sequence MRERKPSEGTGRRAELLALAADMFAERGFRATTVRDIADRAGILSGSLYHHFDSKESMVDEILTGFLDALFGRYDEILARGLGPRETLEAIVAASFAAIDERHAEVAIYQNEAGYLAEFERFGYIEERNVEFRKMWSAILTDGIARGAFRPDLDVEVAYRFLRDTVWVAVRWYSPGGPLTHDDIARQYLGILLDGIATKTKE from the coding sequence ATGCGAGAACGGAAGCCGTCCGAGGGCACCGGCAGACGCGCCGAGCTGCTCGCGCTCGCCGCCGACATGTTCGCCGAGCGCGGGTTCCGGGCCACCACGGTCCGCGACATCGCCGACCGCGCGGGCATCCTGTCCGGCAGCCTCTACCACCACTTCGACTCGAAAGAGTCGATGGTGGACGAGATCCTGACCGGCTTCCTCGACGCGCTCTTCGGCCGCTACGACGAGATCCTCGCCCGCGGTCTCGGCCCGCGCGAGACCCTGGAGGCCATCGTCGCCGCCTCCTTCGCCGCGATCGACGAGCGGCACGCCGAGGTCGCGATCTACCAGAACGAAGCCGGGTACCTGGCCGAGTTCGAGCGGTTCGGCTACATCGAGGAACGCAACGTCGAGTTCCGCAAGATGTGGTCGGCCATCCTCACCGACGGCATCGCCCGCGGCGCGTTCCGCCCGGACCTCGACGTCGAGGTCGCCTACCGCTTCCTGCGCGACACCGTCTGGGTCGCCGTCCGCTGGTACAGCCCCGGCGGCCCGCTCACCCACGACGACATCGCCAGGCAGTACCTGGGCATCCTCCTGGACGGGATCGCCACCAAGACGAAGGAGTGA
- a CDS encoding cytochrome P450, which translates to MEVAVAEIPEGFDFTDPDLYAQRVPVAEFAELRRTSGVWWNAQPHNAAGFGDDGYWVVSRHADVKEVSRNSELYSTWENTAIIRFGPDMEREKIDLQRNILINIDPPHHTKLRGIVSRGFTPKAVNSLKDALACRAARIVHAAKETGTGDFVTDVACELPLQAIAELLGIPQDDRHKVFDWSNQMIAYDDPEYSVEPEAASMELLGYSWNLAEERKRCPADDIVTKLVNANVDGGNLGSDEFGFFVLLLAVAGNETTRNAITHGMHAFLENPEQWELYKAERPSTTADEIVRWSTPVVSFQRTATQDTELGGVEIKKGQRVGLFYSSANYDSEVFDAPEKFDITRDPNPHLGFGGTGAHFCVGANLARMEIDLMFNAIADHMPDIRKVGEPRRLRSGWLNGIKEFQVAYK; encoded by the coding sequence ATGGAGGTAGCCGTGGCTGAGATCCCCGAGGGCTTCGACTTCACCGACCCCGACCTCTACGCCCAGCGCGTGCCGGTCGCGGAGTTCGCAGAGCTGAGGCGTACCTCGGGGGTGTGGTGGAACGCCCAGCCGCACAACGCGGCGGGGTTCGGCGACGACGGCTACTGGGTGGTCAGCAGGCACGCCGACGTCAAGGAGGTCTCGCGCAACAGCGAGCTCTACTCGACCTGGGAGAACACCGCGATCATCCGGTTCGGCCCGGACATGGAGCGCGAGAAGATCGACCTGCAGCGCAACATCCTGATCAACATCGACCCGCCGCACCACACCAAGCTGCGCGGCATCGTCTCGCGCGGGTTTACGCCGAAGGCGGTCAACAGCCTCAAGGACGCCCTCGCCTGCCGGGCCGCGCGGATCGTGCACGCCGCCAAGGAGACCGGCACGGGCGACTTCGTCACCGACGTCGCGTGCGAGCTGCCCTTGCAGGCGATCGCGGAGCTGCTGGGCATTCCGCAGGACGACCGGCACAAGGTGTTCGACTGGTCCAACCAGATGATCGCCTACGACGACCCGGAGTACTCGGTGGAGCCCGAGGCCGCGTCGATGGAGCTGCTCGGCTACTCCTGGAACCTGGCCGAGGAGCGCAAGCGCTGCCCGGCCGACGACATCGTCACCAAACTGGTCAACGCCAACGTCGACGGCGGCAACCTGGGGTCCGACGAGTTCGGCTTCTTCGTCCTGCTGCTCGCCGTCGCGGGCAACGAGACCACCCGCAACGCCATCACCCACGGCATGCACGCGTTCCTGGAGAACCCGGAGCAGTGGGAGCTGTACAAGGCCGAGCGTCCCTCGACCACCGCCGACGAGATCGTCCGCTGGTCCACCCCGGTGGTCTCCTTCCAGCGCACCGCGACGCAGGACACCGAGCTGGGCGGCGTGGAGATCAAGAAGGGCCAGCGGGTCGGCCTGTTCTACAGCTCGGCCAACTACGACTCCGAGGTGTTCGACGCGCCGGAGAAGTTCGACATCACTCGCGATCCCAACCCGCACTTGGGTTTCGGCGGCACGGGCGCGCACTTCTGCGTCGGCGCGAACCTCGCCCGCATGGAGATCGACCTGATGTTCAACGCGATCGCCGACCACATGCCCGACATCCGCAAGGTGGGGGAGCCGCGCAGGCTGCGGTCGGGCTGGCTCAACGGCATCAAGGAATTCCAGGTCGCCTACAAGTGA
- a CDS encoding acetyl-CoA C-acetyltransferase, which produces MAEAYIVDALRTPTGRRGGALSGVHPLDLGAHVLRALMGRTDMDPAAVDDVVFGCVDTIGPQAGDVARLSWLAAGFSDEVPGVTVDRQCGSSQQALHFAAQAVLSGTADLVVAGGVQSMSQIPIGSAMTVGQQFGFPTPMSGSTGWAARYGAEEVDQFRSADLIAERWAIGREEMERFALTSHQRAVTAIDEGRFDRELVPLGDARVDEGPRRDTSLEKMAGLKPLREGGISTAAMASQISDAASAVLVASERAVKDHGLVPRARIHHLSARGDDPVYMLTAPIRATRFALDKAGMSISDIDLFEVNEAFASVPLAWISETGADPAKVNVNGGGIALGHPIGATGTKLFTTLLHELERTGGRFGLQTMCEGGGQANVTIVERLG; this is translated from the coding sequence ATGGCCGAGGCCTACATCGTCGACGCCCTGCGCACGCCCACCGGCAGGCGCGGCGGAGCGCTCAGCGGCGTGCACCCGCTCGACCTCGGCGCGCACGTGCTGCGCGCGCTCATGGGTCGGACGGACATGGACCCGGCGGCGGTCGACGACGTGGTCTTCGGGTGTGTCGACACCATCGGCCCGCAGGCAGGCGACGTGGCGCGGCTGTCCTGGCTGGCCGCCGGGTTCAGCGACGAGGTCCCCGGGGTGACCGTCGACCGGCAGTGCGGGTCGAGTCAGCAGGCCCTGCACTTCGCCGCGCAGGCCGTGCTCAGCGGCACCGCCGACCTGGTCGTCGCGGGTGGCGTGCAGAGCATGAGCCAGATCCCGATCGGCTCGGCGATGACCGTCGGGCAGCAGTTCGGCTTCCCCACCCCGATGTCCGGGTCCACCGGCTGGGCCGCGCGCTACGGCGCCGAGGAGGTCGACCAGTTCCGCTCCGCCGACCTGATCGCCGAGCGCTGGGCGATCGGGCGCGAGGAAATGGAGCGGTTCGCCCTGACCAGCCACCAGCGCGCGGTGACCGCCATCGACGAAGGCCGGTTCGACCGCGAGCTCGTCCCGCTCGGCGACGCGCGGGTCGACGAGGGCCCGCGCCGGGACACGTCACTGGAGAAGATGGCCGGGCTCAAGCCGCTGCGTGAGGGCGGGATCTCCACCGCGGCCATGGCCAGCCAGATCTCCGACGCCGCCAGCGCGGTTCTCGTCGCGTCCGAACGCGCGGTCAAAGACCACGGCCTTGTCCCGCGCGCGCGTATCCACCATTTGTCCGCGCGCGGCGACGACCCGGTCTACATGCTCACCGCCCCCATCCGGGCGACCCGGTTCGCCCTGGACAAGGCCGGAATGTCCATTTCGGATATCGACCTGTTCGAGGTGAACGAGGCGTTCGCCAGCGTGCCGCTCGCGTGGATCTCCGAGACCGGCGCGGACCCGGCGAAGGTCAACGTCAACGGCGGCGGGATCGCGTTGGGACACCCGATCGGCGCGACCGGGACCAAGCTGTTCACCACGCTGCTGCACGAGTTGGAACGCACCGGCGGCCGCTTCGGCCTGCAGACGATGTGCGAAGGTGGCGGTCAGGCCAACGTCACCATTGTCGAACGTCTCGGTTGA